The genomic region GGCTGGCCCGGCCCGAGCGGGGCGAGGTCCGCCTGCTCGGCGAGCCGCCCGACCGGGTGGCCGACCGCTCCCGCATCGGCTACGTCCCCCAGCGCCCGGCCACCGCCGGCCTGCTCCCCGCCACCGTCGAGGAGGTGGCCGCCGCCGGCCGGCTGGGCCGCCGGGCGTGGTGGCGCCGCCCCGGTGCCGAGGACCGGGAGGCGGTGCGGGCGGCGCTGGCCGCCGTCGGCCTCCTCGACCGGCGGGCCGACCGGCTGGGCGACCTGTCCGGCGGCCAGCAGCAGCGGGCGTTCATCGCCAAGGCGCTGGCCTCCGGCCCCGACCTGCTCGTGCTGGACGAGCCGACGGCCGGCATCGACGCCGCCTCCCAGCGCGGCTTCCGGGACGCGCTCGTCGGCCTGGTCGAGTCGGGCGCCACCGTGCTGCTCGTCTCCCACGAGCTGAGCGCCGTCGCCCCCGACCTCCACCGCGTCGTCGTCCTCCGCCACGGCGCGGTCGCCTTCGACGGCCCGCCCGCCGACCTGGAGGCGTCCGGGGTCAGCCTCGGCGTCCACCGCCACGACCTGCCCGTGTGGCTGGAGGAGCCGTGAGCCTGCCGCTGCCCCTGCCGTGGCCGTTCGAGCGGACGTACATGCAGCTGGCCCTGGCCGCCGGGCTGGTCGTCGGGCTGTGCGCGCCGCTGATCGGCACGTTCCTCGTGCAGAAGCGGCTGTCGCTGCTCGGCGACGGGATCGGCCACGTCGCCTTCGCCGGCGTGTCGGCCGGGCTGCTCGCCGGGGTGTGGCCCACGTGGACGGCGCTGGTCGCGGCCGTCGCCGCCGCCGTCGCCGTCGAGTGGCTGCGGAGCCGGGGCCGGGCGACCGGCGACTTCGCCCTCGCCCTGCTCTTCTACTCGGGCATCGCCGGCGGGGTCGTGCTCGCCGGGCTGGCCGGCTCCTACGACGCCGGCGTCCTCACCTACCTGTTCGGCTCGATCCTCACGGTCACCCGGTCCGACGCCGTGACCGTGGCCGTGCTCGGCGGCGTGATCCTCCTCGCCGTCGTCGCCTCGTGGCGGGCCCTCTTCGCGGTCGTCCTCGACGAGCCCGCGGCCCGGGTGGCCGGCCTGCCCGTCGACCTGCTCAACCTCGGGCTGGTCGCCCTGGCCGCCGTCACCGTCGTGGCCGCCATGCGGGTGGTCGGCGTCCTGCTCGTCGCCGCGCTGATGGTGCTGCCGGTGGGGTCGGCCCAGCGCCTGGCCCGTTCCTTCCGGGGGACGCTCGTGGTCGCCGCCGCCATCGGCGGGGCGTCGGTCGTCGGCGGCCTGGTGGCGGCCCGCCTGTGGGCACTCGCGCCCGGCGGCACGATCGTGCTCGTGGCCGCGGCGGTCTTCGCCGTCACGGCGGCCAGGGGTACCGTGCACGCGTGGCCCTCCGACCGCTGACCAACGAGGGCTGGGGCTTCTCGTCGAACTGCTTCGTCTGCGAGCCGGCCAACGCGAGCGGCCTGCGCATCCCGTTCTTCCACGACGACGAGGCCGGCACCGTCGTGGCCGACTTCCGCCTCGGGCCCGAGTTCTCCGGCGCCCCGACCTACGTGCACGGCGGCGTCGTGCTGGCCGTGCTGGACGAGGCCCAGGCGTGGGCGACGATCGCCGTCGGCGGCCGGTTCGCGGTGACGACCGAGACGACCACCCGCTTCCTGCGGCCGGCCCGGGTCGGGCGCGACTACCGGGTCGAGGCCCGGCTGACGGCGACCCACGGCGACGACCTGGCGACGGCGGCGACGGTCAGCGACGAGCGGGGCCGGCCGTGCGCCGAGTCGACGGCCACGTTCCGGGCGCTGTCGGCGGCCGCCGCCGTCGACGCCATCGGCTCGGACATCTCGGGGACGCCCGACGCCGACTACCTCCGCGACTAGACCGCGCCGCCCGCCGCCGGTACGTTCTTGCGAACCGGTCGCAACAAGGAGGCGCGCGACGTGCACATCCCGGACGGCTTCATCGACGCCGGCACGTCGCTCGGCGCCGGCGCCGTCGCCGTCGGGGGGCTCGCCGTCTGCGTCTCGCGGACCAGGGACGCGCTGGCCGACCGCCAGGTGCCGCTGGCCGGCCTCGTCGCCTCGTTCGTGTTCGCCGTGCAGATGGTCAACTTCCCGGTGGCCGCCGGCACCAGCGGCCACCTGCTGGGCGGCGTGCTCGCCGCCGTGCTCGTCGGGCCGTGGACCGGCGCCGTGTGCATCGCCGTGGTGCTCGCCGTCCAGGCCCTGTTCGCCGACGGCGGCCTCACCGCGCTCGGGCTGAACGTCACCAACATGGCCCTCGTCGGCGCGCTCGGCGGGTACGCCCTGTTCCTCGTGGCCCGGGCCGTGCTGCCCCGCACGCCCGGCGCCGTCCCGCTGGCCGCCGGCGTGGCCGCCGGGCTGTCCACCGTCCTCGCCGCCACCGCCTTCGCCGTCGAGTACGCGCTCGGCGGCACCGGCGACGCGTCGACCGGCGCCGTCCTGGCCGCCATGGTCGGCGTCCACACGCTCGTCGGGGTCGGCGAGGGCGTGATCACGGCGATGACCGTCGGGGCCGTGCTGGCCGTCCGGCCCGACCTCGTCCACGGCGCCGACCACCGGCCGCCCGTGCTGGTCGACGCCTGATGCGCCGGTTCGTCGTGGCCGGCATCCTCGTGGCCGTGCTGGTCGCCGGCCTGGCCGGCGCGGTCGCCAGCGACGAGCCCGACGGCCTGGAGCGGGTGGCCCGGGACCAGGGCTTCGCCGGGGAGGCCGACGAGCACGCGCTCTCCGGGTCGCCGGTGGCCGACTACCGGGTCGACGGGGTGGACGACGACCGGGTGTCGACCGGCCTCGCCGGCGTGCTCGGCGTGGTCGTCACGTTCGCGCTCGGCACCGGGCTGCTCCTCGTCGTCCGGCGCCGCTCGTCCCGCGCCGGCTGAGGTGGGCGCCGGCCACGTCGCCGACCTCGTCGTCCCCGGGCCGTCGCCGGTCCACCGGCTCCCGGCCCAGTGCAAGCTGGCGGCGACGTTCCTGTTCGTGGTGGCGGTCGTCGCCACCCCCCGGGAGGCGTTCTGGGCCTTCGCCGCCCACGCCGCCGTCGTGGTCGCCGCCGCCGCCGTCGGCCGGCTCCCGCTCGGCGTGCTGGCCCGCCGGCTCGTGATCGAGGTGCCGTTCCTGCTGTTCGCGCTGGCCCTGCCGCTCGTGGGCGGGGGCGAGCGGACGGAGGTCCTGGGCGTGCCCCTGTCCGTCGCCGGGCTGTGGGGCGCCTGGTCGATCCTGGCCAAGGCGACGCTCGGCCTCGGCGCCACCCTCGTCCTCACCGCCACCACGCCCCTCGCCGACGTCGTCACCGGCCTCGACCGGCTGCGGGTGCCGCGGGTGTTCACCGCCGTCGCCGGGGCGATGGTCCGCTACGCCGACGTGGTGGCCGGCGACCTGCGGCGCATGCGGATCGCCAGGGAGTCCCGCGGCTCGGACCCCCGCTGGCTGTGGCAGGCGAGGGCGGTGGCCGCGACCGCCGGCGCCCTGTTCGTCCGCTCCTACGAGCGGGGCGAGCGGGTCCACCTCGCCATGCTGTCGAGGGGCTTCGACGGGACCATGCCGGCCGTCGGCGGCGCCGCCGCGGCGGGCGCCGACTGGCTCGCCGCCCTCCTCGTGCCGGCGGCGGCGGCCGCCGTCGCCCTCGCCGCCGCGGTCGCCGCGTGACCACCCCGGCCCTCCGGGTCCGGCGGCTGTCCTACGCCTACCCCGACGGGCACCAGGCGCTGTTCGGCGTCGACCTCGAAGTCGCGCCGGGGGAGCGGGTGGCCGTGCTCGGCCCCAACGGCGCCGGCAAGACGACGCTGGTCCTCCACCTGAACGGCGTGCTCCGCCCCGGCGCCGGGACCGTCGAGGTCGGCGGGCTGGAGGTCGGCCCCGGCACCCTCGGGGAGGTGCGGCGCCGGGTCGGGATCGTGTTCCAGGATCCCGACGACCAGCTGTTCATGCCGACCGTCGGCCAGGACGTGGCCTTCGGGCCGGCCAACCTCGGCCTCCGGGGCGACGACCTGCGCGCCGCCACCGACCGGGCCCTCGCCGCCGTCGGCATGGAGGCGGTGGCCGACCGCCCGCCCCACCACCTGAGCTTCGGCCAGCGGCGGCGGGTCGCCGTCGCCACCGTCCTCGCCATGGGCCCCCAGGTCCTCGTCCTCGACGAGCCCTCGTCGAACCTCGACCCGGCCGGCCGCCGGGAGCTGGCCGACGTCGTCCGCGGGCTCGACCTGACCGTCCTGATGGTCACCCACGACCTGCCCTACGCGCTGGAGCTGTGCCCGAGGGCGGTGATCCTGAACGGCGGCCGGATGGTGGCCGACGGCCCGACGGCCGACCTGCTGGCCGACGAGGCCCTGCTCGGCGCCAACCGGCTGGAGCTGCCGTTCGGGTTCGACCCCCGCCGCGTTGCGCCACCTCGCCCTGTGCAAACCGGCCGCGAGCCGTAGGCTGGGCCGGTGGCCGACGCCGCCCCCGCCCCCACGCCGTCGCTGGCGAGCCTGCCCACCACCCGGCGGGCCCTCCTCGTCGCGCTGAAGAAGCGGGGCGAGGCGTCGGCCGAGGACCTCGCCGCCCAGCTGGCCATCACGGTGAGCGCCGTCCGCCAGCACCTCGCCGGCCTCGTCGGCGACGGGCTGGTCGCCCACCGGGCCGAGCGGGGCCGCCCCGGCCGCCCCCGGCACCGCTACCACCTCACCGAGGCGGGCGAGTCGCTGTTCCCCCGCCGCTACGGCGACCTGGCCAACGAGCTGCTCACCTACGTGGAGGACGAGGACCCCGAGCTGGTCGAGCGGGTGTTCGAGCGCCGCCGGGTCCGCCGGGTCGAGCAGGCCAGGGAGCGCCTGGCCGGCCTCGGCTTCGGCGAGCAGGTGACGGAGCTGGCGAGGATCCTCGACGAGGACGGCTACCTGGCCCACGTCGAGCGCACCGCCGACGGCGCCTGGCGCATCGTCGAGCACAACTGCGCCATCCTCTCGGTCGCCCTCCGCTACGGCACCGCCTGCGGCACCGAGCTGTCGTTCCTCCGCGAGGTGCTGCCCGGCGCCACCGTCGAGCGGGTGGCCCACATGGTGGCCGGCTCGCACCACTGCGCCTACGAGGTCCGGCCCCGCCCGTGACCGTCACGGTCACCCACCCCGAGCGGGTGCTGTTCCCCGACGCGGGGATCACCAAGGGCGACCTCGTCGCCTACTACGAGAAGGTGGCGGACGCCATGGTCCCCCACCTCGAGGGCCGGCCCCTCACCATGCAGCGCTACCACGGCCCGGTCACCGGGGAGGGCTTCTTCCAGAAGTCGGCCTCGGACCACTTCCCGCCGTTCGTGGAGCGGGCGACCGTGCCGAAGGGCGGCAAGGGGACCATCACCCACCCGGTCGTCGCCTCGCCCGACGCCCTCGTCTACCTGGCCAACCAGGGGATGGTGACGGCGCACGTCTGGCTGGCGCGGGCCGACCGGCCGCTGCACCCCGACCGCCTCGTGCTCGACCTCGACCCGTCCGAGCCCGACCTCGCCCTGCTGCGGCGGGCGGCCAGGGCGGCCAGGCGGGCCTTCGAGGAGGTGGGGTTGGTGCCCCACCTCGCCGCCACGGGGTCGCGCGGGTTCCACGTGACCGCCCCGCTCGACCGGTCGGCCACCACCGAGGAGGCGCACGCGTTCGCGGCCGACCTCGCCACCCTGGTGGCGTCCCGCGACCCGGACGAGCTGACGACCGCGTTCTCGAAGGCCGAACGGGGCGGGCGGCTGTTCCTCGACGCCAACCGCAACGGGTACGCGCAGACGGTCGTCGCCCCGTGGTCGGTGCGGGCGAGGCCCGGCGCCGGCGTGGCCGTGCCGCTGCGGTGGGAGGAGTTGGGCCGGGCCTTGCCGGACCGGTTCACCGTGCGGACGGCGCCCCGCCGCCTGGCGACGGCCGGCGACCCGTGGGCGACGATCGACGAGGCCGCCCGCCCCCTCGCCCCCGCCCGCGAGGCGCTCGACGCGCTCCTCGCCGAGTCCGGCGCCGACCCCGGCTAGCCGCACCGGCCCGCCCGGACGACCAGCCAGCCGGGTCGAGCCGTCAGCCGACGCGAACGCCCCGCGTCCCGCCGGGTCGAGCGGTCAGCCGAGCGGAGCGGTCCGCCGGGGCGAGCCGTCGGCCGACGCGAGCGTCGTCGCGCCGGAGCGAGCAGCGTCAGCCGAAGTGAGCGCCGTACGCGCGAGCGAGCCGTCGGCCGACGCGAGCGCCGTCCCGCCGGGGCGGGCGGTCAGCCGGCGGCCTCGGCCGCTTCCCGCAGGATGCGCAGGCTCTTGGCCAGCAGCCGGCTGACGTGCATCTGGCTGATCCCGAGCCGCTCGGCGATCTGGCTCTGGGTCATCCCCTCGAAGAACCGCAGGTGCAGCATCAGCTGCTCGCGCCGCGGGAGCGTCGTCAGCAGGCCGGTGATGAGGATCCGGTTCTCGGCGTCGAACAGCGCCGCGTCCCGCTCGCCGAGCTGCTCGGCGAGGCCGGGCGCGGCCTCGTCGCCGTCGGAGGCGCCGCTCGGGGCGTCGATCGAGGACGACCGGTACGCCTGCCCGGCCTCCATCGCCTCGAGCACCTCCTCCTCCGAGGTCCCCGCCCGCTCGGCCAGCTCGGACACGGTCGGCGACCGGCCGAGCTCCTGGGTGAGCTCGCTGACGAGCGAGTTGATCTCGACGTGCAGCTCCTGGATGCGGCGGGGCACCCGCACCGCCCATCCCTTGTCCCGGAAGTGGCGCTTCAGCTCGCCGACGATCGTCGGGGTGGCGAACGTGGAGAACTCGAGGCCCCGGGCCGGGTCGAACCGCTCGACCGCCTTCACGAGGCCGAGCGACGCCACCTGCACGAGGTCGTCCAG from Acidimicrobiales bacterium harbors:
- a CDS encoding metal ABC transporter ATP-binding protein; its protein translation is MTVIEAAGVAFSYGRTPVLAGVDLRVERGEFVALVGSNGSGKSTLLRVLLGLARPERGEVRLLGEPPDRVADRSRIGYVPQRPATAGLLPATVEEVAAAGRLGRRAWWRRPGAEDREAVRAALAAVGLLDRRADRLGDLSGGQQQRAFIAKALASGPDLLVLDEPTAGIDAASQRGFRDALVGLVESGATVLLVSHELSAVAPDLHRVVVLRHGAVAFDGPPADLEASGVSLGVHRHDLPVWLEEP
- a CDS encoding metal ABC transporter permease, with amino-acid sequence MSLPLPLPWPFERTYMQLALAAGLVVGLCAPLIGTFLVQKRLSLLGDGIGHVAFAGVSAGLLAGVWPTWTALVAAVAAAVAVEWLRSRGRATGDFALALLFYSGIAGGVVLAGLAGSYDAGVLTYLFGSILTVTRSDAVTVAVLGGVILLAVVASWRALFAVVLDEPAARVAGLPVDLLNLGLVALAAVTVVAAMRVVGVLLVAALMVLPVGSAQRLARSFRGTLVVAAAIGGASVVGGLVAARLWALAPGGTIVLVAAAVFAVTAARGTVHAWPSDR
- a CDS encoding PaaI family thioesterase, with translation MALRPLTNEGWGFSSNCFVCEPANASGLRIPFFHDDEAGTVVADFRLGPEFSGAPTYVHGGVVLAVLDEAQAWATIAVGGRFAVTTETTTRFLRPARVGRDYRVEARLTATHGDDLATAATVSDERGRPCAESTATFRALSAAAAVDAIGSDISGTPDADYLRD
- a CDS encoding energy-coupling factor ABC transporter permease, which codes for MHIPDGFIDAGTSLGAGAVAVGGLAVCVSRTRDALADRQVPLAGLVASFVFAVQMVNFPVAAGTSGHLLGGVLAAVLVGPWTGAVCIAVVLAVQALFADGGLTALGLNVTNMALVGALGGYALFLVARAVLPRTPGAVPLAAGVAAGLSTVLAATAFAVEYALGGTGDASTGAVLAAMVGVHTLVGVGEGVITAMTVGAVLAVRPDLVHGADHRPPVLVDA
- a CDS encoding PDGLE domain-containing protein, coding for MRRFVVAGILVAVLVAGLAGAVASDEPDGLERVARDQGFAGEADEHALSGSPVADYRVDGVDDDRVSTGLAGVLGVVVTFALGTGLLLVVRRRSSRAG
- the cbiQ gene encoding cobalt ECF transporter T component CbiQ produces the protein MGAGHVADLVVPGPSPVHRLPAQCKLAATFLFVVAVVATPREAFWAFAAHAAVVVAAAAVGRLPLGVLARRLVIEVPFLLFALALPLVGGGERTEVLGVPLSVAGLWGAWSILAKATLGLGATLVLTATTPLADVVTGLDRLRVPRVFTAVAGAMVRYADVVAGDLRRMRIARESRGSDPRWLWQARAVAATAGALFVRSYERGERVHLAMLSRGFDGTMPAVGGAAAAGADWLAALLVPAAAAAVALAAAVAA
- a CDS encoding ABC transporter ATP-binding protein, with product MTTPALRVRRLSYAYPDGHQALFGVDLEVAPGERVAVLGPNGAGKTTLVLHLNGVLRPGAGTVEVGGLEVGPGTLGEVRRRVGIVFQDPDDQLFMPTVGQDVAFGPANLGLRGDDLRAATDRALAAVGMEAVADRPPHHLSFGQRRRVAVATVLAMGPQVLVLDEPSSNLDPAGRRELADVVRGLDLTVLMVTHDLPYALELCPRAVILNGGRMVADGPTADLLADEALLGANRLELPFGFDPRRVAPPRPVQTGREP
- a CDS encoding ArsR family transcriptional regulator, whose protein sequence is MADAAPAPTPSLASLPTTRRALLVALKKRGEASAEDLAAQLAITVSAVRQHLAGLVGDGLVAHRAERGRPGRPRHRYHLTEAGESLFPRRYGDLANELLTYVEDEDPELVERVFERRRVRRVEQARERLAGLGFGEQVTELARILDEDGYLAHVERTADGAWRIVEHNCAILSVALRYGTACGTELSFLREVLPGATVERVAHMVAGSHHCAYEVRPRP
- the ligD gene encoding non-homologous end-joining DNA ligase produces the protein MTVTVTHPERVLFPDAGITKGDLVAYYEKVADAMVPHLEGRPLTMQRYHGPVTGEGFFQKSASDHFPPFVERATVPKGGKGTITHPVVASPDALVYLANQGMVTAHVWLARADRPLHPDRLVLDLDPSEPDLALLRRAARAARRAFEEVGLVPHLAATGSRGFHVTAPLDRSATTEEAHAFAADLATLVASRDPDELTTAFSKAERGGRLFLDANRNGYAQTVVAPWSVRARPGAGVAVPLRWEELGRALPDRFTVRTAPRRLATAGDPWATIDEAARPLAPAREALDALLAESGADPG
- a CDS encoding RNA polymerase sigma factor SigF, encoding LEDAEREQLREKFEEYAVRRERALRDELIEAHLRLAEHLARRFANRGVALDDLVQVASLGLVKAVERFDPARGLEFSTFATPTIVGELKRHFRDKGWAVRVPRRIQELHVEINSLVSELTQELGRSPTVSELAERAGTSEEEVLEAMEAGQAYRSSSIDAPSGASDGDEAAPGLAEQLGERDAALFDAENRILITGLLTTLPRREQLMLHLRFFEGMTQSQIAERLGISQMHVSRLLAKSLRILREAAEAAG